From Streptomyces durmitorensis, a single genomic window includes:
- a CDS encoding enoyl-CoA hydratase/isomerase family protein: MIDTIGTDIPEGEERLRLDIEDGLGILTLCYPQKLNAWSWEATRQLGIFADRIRFDDSIRAVLLRAEGRAFCAGIDVTALNGGAIEGRSVSERTRNYYEGMRWVHERFRTFARLPQPVVAAVQGYCLGFGFELALMADVRIVSDDAVFALPEAQIGVAVDAGGDLRIARDAGAGWAKLLSLTGRRIDAATAERLRLVQLVTPVDELTKAAREVAAEIAANAPLAVQGIKRGIDAYADAGMDAALDRVALNAAITLTSEDSRAGYAAKGERRAATFEGK, translated from the coding sequence ATGATCGACACCATCGGCACGGACATCCCGGAGGGTGAGGAGCGGCTGCGCCTCGACATCGAGGACGGCCTGGGCATCCTCACCCTCTGCTACCCGCAGAAGCTCAACGCGTGGAGCTGGGAGGCCACGCGCCAGCTCGGCATCTTCGCCGACCGGATCCGCTTCGACGACTCGATCCGGGCGGTGCTGCTGCGTGCGGAGGGGCGGGCGTTCTGCGCCGGGATCGACGTCACCGCGCTCAATGGCGGTGCGATCGAAGGCCGTTCGGTGTCCGAGCGCACCCGCAACTACTACGAGGGCATGCGCTGGGTCCATGAACGCTTCCGTACGTTCGCGCGCCTCCCGCAGCCGGTCGTCGCCGCCGTGCAGGGGTACTGCCTGGGGTTCGGCTTCGAACTCGCGCTGATGGCGGACGTGCGGATCGTGTCGGACGACGCGGTGTTCGCGCTGCCCGAGGCGCAGATCGGCGTCGCGGTGGACGCGGGCGGTGACCTGCGCATCGCGCGCGACGCGGGCGCGGGCTGGGCCAAGCTGCTCTCGCTCACCGGGCGCCGCATCGACGCGGCCACGGCCGAGCGGCTGCGGCTCGTACAACTCGTCACGCCGGTGGACGAGTTGACCAAGGCGGCCCGCGAGGTCGCCGCGGAGATCGCGGCGAACGCCCCGCTGGCCGTCCAGGGCATCAAGCGCGGCATCGACGCGTACGCGGACGCGGGGATGGACGCGGCCCTCGACCGGGTCGCGCTGAACGCGGCGATCACGCTGACGTCGGAGGACTCGCGTGCCGGGTACGCGGCGAAGGGAGAGCGGAGGGCGGCCACGTTCGAGGGGAAGTAG
- a CDS encoding alpha/beta fold hydrolase, producing MTASYRQPGVVLTDHRFSVPLDHDDPAGERIEVFAREAVASRHESADLPWLVYLQGGPGCGANRFAGKEAWLGRALQDYRVLLLDQRGTGSSTPATRQTLPLRGGPREQADYLTHFRADSIVRDCELIRRELTGTPWTVLGQSFGGFCATHYLSAAPEGLHTALITGGLPTLDGHADDVYRAAYPRMERKSAAHYARYPQDVERARRIAAHLAEHEPVLNGGYRLTVEAFQSLGMLLGTKDGSHRLHYLIEDAFVRTPSGPALSDAFQEGVQAELSLRNRPLFALMHETIYGQGERPTDWSAQRLRGQFPQFDPGKALAGDAPLLFTGEAVQRWQFDCDPALRPLRETAEILAAHTGWAPLYDTARLAANEVPAAAAIYHDDMYVDTDHSLHTARSIRGLRTWVTDEYEHDGLRVGSPRVLDRLLALARGEV from the coding sequence ATCACCGCCTCCTACCGTCAGCCCGGTGTGGTCCTCACCGACCACCGCTTCTCCGTGCCCCTCGACCACGACGACCCGGCGGGGGAGCGGATCGAGGTCTTCGCCCGCGAGGCCGTGGCGAGCCGGCACGAGAGCGCCGACCTGCCGTGGCTGGTCTATCTCCAGGGCGGCCCGGGGTGCGGGGCCAACCGGTTCGCGGGCAAGGAGGCATGGCTGGGCAGGGCCCTTCAGGACTACCGGGTGCTGCTCCTGGACCAGCGCGGAACCGGCAGCTCCACTCCGGCCACGCGCCAGACGCTCCCGCTGCGCGGCGGCCCCCGCGAACAGGCCGACTACCTCACGCACTTCCGCGCCGACTCCATCGTCCGTGACTGCGAGCTGATCCGGCGCGAGCTGACCGGCACCCCCTGGACCGTGCTCGGTCAGAGCTTCGGCGGCTTCTGCGCGACCCACTACTTGTCGGCGGCCCCCGAAGGCCTGCACACCGCCCTCATCACCGGCGGCCTGCCCACGCTCGACGGCCACGCGGACGACGTCTACCGCGCCGCCTACCCGCGCATGGAACGCAAGAGCGCAGCCCACTACGCCCGCTACCCCCAGGACGTCGAGCGCGCCCGCCGCATCGCCGCCCACCTCGCCGAGCACGAGCCGGTCCTGAACGGCGGCTACCGCCTCACCGTCGAGGCGTTCCAGTCCCTCGGCATGCTGCTCGGCACCAAGGACGGCAGCCACCGCCTGCACTACCTCATCGAGGACGCCTTCGTGCGGACGCCGTCGGGGCCCGCCCTGTCCGACGCGTTCCAGGAAGGCGTCCAGGCCGAACTTTCGCTGAGGAACCGTCCGCTCTTCGCGCTGATGCACGAGACGATCTACGGCCAGGGCGAGCGGCCCACCGACTGGTCGGCACAGCGGCTGCGCGGCCAGTTCCCGCAGTTCGACCCGGGCAAGGCACTCGCCGGTGACGCGCCGCTGCTGTTCACCGGGGAAGCCGTCCAGCGCTGGCAGTTCGACTGCGACCCGGCCCTGCGGCCGCTGCGCGAGACCGCCGAGATCCTCGCCGCACACACCGGCTGGGCGCCCCTGTACGACACGGCACGCCTCGCCGCGAACGAGGTGCCGGCCGCCGCCGCCATCTACCACGACGACATGTACGTCGACACCGACCACTCCCTGCACACCGCCCGCTCCATCCGCGGCCTGCGCACCTGGGTCACCGACGAGTACGAGCACGACGGCCTGCGGGTGGGTTCACCGCGCGTCCTCGACCGGCTCCTCGCCCTCGCCCGGGGCGAGGTCTGA
- a CDS encoding SDR family oxidoreductase, whose amino-acid sequence MTDHASEPTPPPHGLPAPAPAGASALPDGTYDGTVVLVTGGGTGLGKAIAAEFARLGADLVIASRKEERLKAARDELAGLGGRVTSVPCDIRDPDRVAEVFDAAQEAYGLPDVLVNNAAANFPVPAEDMSPNAWRSVVDITLSGTFFMTREFGRRHLAAGTPGSVISIGASYAWTGGPGFAHSAAAKAGVKSLVESLAVEWGPYGIQVNGLVPGLMPHEDMTADIRGNLDRATPAQEHASGDRQRELSSRQPALRVGAPRELGWAAAFLASPYARFITGHTLVVDGANWQRRGLVSPEVVTVREQMGRGPFEG is encoded by the coding sequence ATGACGGACCACGCGAGTGAACCAACGCCACCGCCGCACGGACTTCCGGCGCCCGCCCCGGCCGGCGCGAGCGCGCTGCCGGACGGGACGTACGACGGGACGGTCGTCCTGGTGACCGGCGGCGGGACAGGCCTCGGGAAGGCGATCGCCGCGGAGTTCGCGCGGCTCGGGGCGGATCTGGTGATCGCGAGCCGCAAGGAGGAGCGGCTCAAGGCGGCGCGGGACGAACTCGCGGGCCTCGGCGGGCGAGTGACGTCCGTGCCGTGCGACATCCGGGACCCCGACCGCGTCGCCGAGGTCTTCGACGCTGCGCAGGAGGCGTACGGACTGCCGGACGTCCTGGTCAACAACGCGGCGGCGAACTTCCCCGTGCCCGCCGAGGACATGTCCCCGAACGCGTGGCGCTCGGTCGTGGACATCACACTGAGCGGGACGTTCTTCATGACGCGGGAGTTCGGCCGCCGCCATCTCGCGGCCGGCACGCCCGGCTCCGTCATCAGCATCGGGGCGTCGTACGCGTGGACGGGCGGCCCCGGCTTCGCGCACAGCGCGGCGGCCAAGGCGGGCGTGAAGAGTCTCGTCGAGAGCCTTGCGGTGGAGTGGGGTCCGTACGGCATCCAGGTCAACGGCCTGGTGCCCGGCCTGATGCCGCACGAGGACATGACCGCCGACATCCGCGGCAACCTCGACCGGGCGACGCCCGCGCAGGAACACGCGTCGGGCGACCGGCAGCGGGAGTTGAGCTCCCGGCAGCCCGCCCTCCGCGTCGGCGCCCCGCGTGAACTGGGCTGGGCCGCGGCCTTCCTCGCCTCGCCCTACGCCCGCTTCATCACCGGGCACACATTGGTGGTCGACGGCGCGAACTGGCAGCGGCGCGGTCTGGTGAGCCCGGAGGTGGTGACGGTGCGCGAGCAGATGGGGCGAGGCCCCTTCGAGGGGTAG
- the rhaS gene encoding rhamnose ABC transporter substrate-binding protein yields MLSPRRSVRRSALTRACVTLAAVTSLALTATACGGTTKESSKNDDAGKASNAKADPDAATKKGLTVAFLPKQVNNPYFTVADKGGEKALKELGSTYKETGPNSATDTSGQVSYVNTLTQQQVDAMAVSAQDPGALCTALKQAMKNDIKVVTYDSDTNPGCRDVFVSQSSAEALGRTQVELLGKQLGYKGDIAILSAAQTATNQNTWIGFMKDELKKPKYKNMKLVKTAYGNDDAQQSFQQTQGLLQEHPKLAGIISPTTVGIKAAAQYLSGSKYKGKVKLTGLGTPNDMRQYVKNGTVEGFELWDPAKLGALAAHTAVALKSGQITGKKGEEFEAGDLGSFTIGDKGVVDLGEPTVFDKKNIDQYKF; encoded by the coding sequence ATGCTCTCTCCCCGCCGCTCTGTCCGCCGCTCCGCCCTCACCCGCGCCTGCGTGACACTGGCCGCCGTCACCTCGCTCGCCCTCACCGCCACCGCCTGCGGCGGCACCACCAAGGAGTCCTCGAAGAACGACGACGCAGGCAAGGCCTCGAACGCCAAGGCCGACCCGGACGCGGCCACCAAGAAGGGCCTCACCGTCGCCTTCCTGCCCAAGCAGGTCAACAACCCGTACTTCACCGTCGCCGACAAGGGCGGCGAGAAGGCGCTCAAGGAGCTCGGGTCGACGTACAAGGAGACCGGCCCCAACAGCGCCACCGACACCAGCGGACAGGTCTCCTACGTCAACACGCTCACCCAGCAGCAGGTCGACGCCATGGCCGTCTCCGCACAGGACCCGGGCGCCCTGTGCACCGCCCTCAAGCAGGCCATGAAGAACGACATCAAGGTCGTCACCTACGACTCGGACACCAACCCCGGCTGCCGTGACGTCTTCGTCTCGCAGTCCAGCGCCGAGGCGCTCGGCCGCACCCAGGTGGAGCTGCTGGGCAAGCAACTCGGCTACAAGGGAGACATCGCGATCCTCTCCGCGGCCCAGACCGCGACGAACCAGAACACCTGGATCGGCTTCATGAAGGACGAGCTGAAGAAGCCCAAGTACAAGAACATGAAGCTGGTGAAGACCGCCTACGGCAACGACGACGCCCAGCAGTCCTTCCAGCAGACCCAGGGTCTCCTCCAGGAGCACCCGAAGCTGGCCGGGATCATCTCGCCGACGACCGTCGGCATCAAGGCGGCGGCCCAGTACCTTTCGGGATCGAAGTACAAGGGCAAGGTGAAGCTCACCGGCCTCGGCACGCCCAACGACATGCGCCAGTACGTGAAGAACGGCACCGTCGAGGGCTTCGAGCTGTGGGACCCGGCCAAGCTCGGCGCGCTCGCCGCGCACACCGCCGTGGCCCTGAAGTCCGGCCAGATCACGGGCAAGAAGGGCGAGGAGTTCGAGGCGGGCGACCTCGGCAGCTTCACCATCGGCGACAAGGGAGTCGTCGATCTCGGCGAACCGACCGTTTTCGACAAGAAGAACATCGACCAGTACAAATTCTGA
- a CDS encoding acyl-CoA dehydrogenase family protein: protein MTDGAELRRRAQEFLAAYPPDGTERAEFLKARFDAGLAWVHYPEGLGGLGAPRSLQAVVDAELEAAGAPDNDPRRIGIGLGMAAPTILRFGTEEQKRSFLRPLWVGDEVWCQLFSEPGAGSDLAALGTRAVRDGDTWVVNGQKVWTSGAHAARWAILIARTDPEVPKHRGITYFVCDMTDPGVEVRPLRQITGEAEFNEVFLTDVTIPDAHRLGEIGDGWKVAQTTLMNERVSIGGARIPREGGMIGPVVEAWRERPELRTHDLHQRLLKLWVEAEVARLTGERLRQQLVAGQPGPEGSGMKLGFARLNQEISGLEVELLGEEGLLYEDWTMRRPEKVDFVGRDAGYRYLRAKGNSIEGGTSEVLLNIVAERVLGLPSEPRTDKDVAWKDLAR from the coding sequence ATGACGGACGGAGCCGAACTGCGCCGCCGCGCGCAGGAGTTCCTCGCCGCGTATCCGCCGGACGGCACCGAGCGCGCGGAGTTCCTGAAGGCCCGCTTCGACGCGGGGCTCGCCTGGGTGCACTACCCGGAAGGGCTCGGCGGCCTCGGCGCACCGCGGTCCCTCCAGGCCGTCGTGGACGCCGAGCTGGAGGCCGCGGGCGCGCCCGACAACGACCCGCGCCGCATCGGCATCGGCCTCGGCATGGCGGCGCCGACGATCCTGCGCTTCGGCACGGAGGAGCAGAAGCGCAGCTTCCTGCGGCCGCTGTGGGTCGGCGACGAGGTGTGGTGCCAGCTCTTCAGCGAGCCGGGCGCCGGCTCCGACCTCGCCGCCCTGGGCACGCGCGCCGTCCGTGACGGCGACACCTGGGTGGTCAACGGGCAGAAGGTGTGGACGTCCGGCGCGCACGCCGCCCGCTGGGCCATCCTCATCGCCCGCACCGACCCGGAGGTGCCCAAGCACCGCGGCATCACGTACTTCGTCTGCGACATGACCGACCCGGGCGTCGAGGTGCGCCCGCTGCGGCAGATCACCGGCGAGGCCGAGTTCAACGAGGTCTTCCTCACGGACGTGACGATCCCGGACGCGCACCGCCTCGGTGAGATCGGCGACGGCTGGAAGGTCGCGCAGACCACCCTCATGAACGAGCGCGTGTCCATCGGCGGCGCCCGCATCCCGCGCGAGGGCGGCATGATCGGCCCGGTCGTGGAGGCCTGGCGCGAGCGCCCCGAACTGCGCACGCACGACCTGCACCAGCGGCTCCTCAAGCTGTGGGTCGAGGCGGAGGTCGCCCGGCTCACCGGGGAGCGGCTTCGCCAGCAGCTCGTCGCCGGGCAGCCGGGTCCCGAGGGCTCGGGCATGAAGCTGGGGTTCGCCCGCCTGAACCAGGAGATCAGCGGCCTGGAGGTGGAACTCCTGGGCGAGGAAGGGCTGTTGTACGAGGACTGGACGATGCGGCGGCCCGAGAAGGTCGACTTCGTCGGCCGTGACGCGGGCTACCGCTATCTGCGGGCCAAGGGCAACAGCATCGAGGGCGGCACGAGTGAAGTGCTGCTCAACATCGTCGCCGAGCGTGTCCTCGGGCTGCCGTCCGAGCCGCGCACCGACAAGGACGTCGCCTGGAAGGATCTGGCCCGTTGA
- a CDS encoding helix-turn-helix domain-containing protein — translation MTDSRAVEQTEHEDDGANLDGVLAEVGPRLRRIRKERGATLAGLAAATGISVSTLSRLESGNRKPSLELLLPIARAHQVPLDELVGAPPVGDPRVRAKPIVRHGRTMVPLTRQPGGLQAYKVFEPSRSIEPEPQTHEGYEWLYVLSGRLRLVLADHDVILTAGEAAEFDTRLPHWFGSTGEGPAEFLSLFGPQGERMHVRARPTQRPSQRPTPRADRQKREAD, via the coding sequence ATGACGGACAGCAGGGCAGTGGAGCAGACGGAGCACGAAGACGACGGCGCGAATCTGGACGGCGTGCTGGCCGAGGTCGGCCCCCGCCTGCGGCGAATCCGCAAGGAACGTGGCGCGACGCTCGCGGGTCTCGCCGCCGCCACCGGCATCTCCGTGAGCACCCTCTCCCGCCTGGAGTCCGGGAACCGCAAGCCCAGCCTCGAACTCCTGCTGCCCATCGCCCGCGCCCACCAGGTCCCCCTGGACGAGCTCGTCGGCGCCCCGCCCGTCGGCGACCCACGGGTGCGGGCCAAGCCGATCGTCCGCCACGGCCGCACGATGGTGCCGCTGACCCGGCAGCCCGGCGGCCTTCAGGCGTACAAGGTGTTCGAGCCCTCCCGCTCCATCGAGCCCGAACCGCAGACCCATGAGGGATACGAGTGGCTGTACGTCCTGTCCGGACGGCTGCGGCTCGTGCTCGCCGATCATGACGTGATCCTCACGGCGGGCGAGGCCGCGGAGTTCGACACCCGTCTTCCGCATTGGTTCGGCTCTACGGGAGAGGGGCCCGCGGAGTTCCTCAGTCTGTTCGGGCCGCAGGGTGAGCGGATGCACGTACGGGCGCGGCCCACTCAGCGGCCCTCTCAGCGACCCACCCCGCGGGCCGATCGGCAGAAGCGCGAAGCGGACTGA
- a CDS encoding NADPH:quinone oxidoreductase family protein: protein MQAWQVHQNGEPGAVMRLEDVDRPVPGDGQLLLKVRAANINFPDALLCRGQYQVTPPLPFTPGVEICGETEDGRRVIANPALPYGGFAEYAIADAAAVLPAPDALDDAEAAALHIGYQTGWFGLHRRAHLQAGETLLVHAAAGGVGSAAVQLGKAAGAKVIGVVGGAAKAEVARELGCDVVVDRRTENVIGAVKEATGGRGADVIYDPVGGDAYTQSTKCVAFEGRIIVVGFASGVIPTPALNHALVKNYAVLGLHWGLYNAKDPQAILRCHEELTQLAAKGAINPLISERVPLSDAAAAVQRVADGVTTGRVAVVPEGGDA, encoded by the coding sequence ATGCAGGCATGGCAAGTGCACCAGAACGGCGAGCCGGGCGCGGTGATGCGCCTCGAAGACGTGGACCGGCCGGTGCCGGGCGACGGACAGCTGCTCCTCAAGGTCCGCGCCGCCAACATCAACTTCCCCGACGCCCTGCTCTGCCGCGGGCAGTACCAGGTCACGCCCCCGCTGCCGTTCACACCGGGCGTGGAGATCTGCGGCGAGACCGAGGACGGCCGGCGCGTGATCGCCAACCCCGCCCTTCCGTACGGCGGCTTCGCCGAGTACGCGATCGCCGACGCGGCGGCCGTCCTGCCCGCGCCTGACGCCCTGGACGACGCGGAGGCCGCCGCGCTGCACATCGGCTACCAGACCGGCTGGTTCGGCCTGCACCGCCGCGCGCACCTCCAGGCGGGCGAGACCCTCCTGGTGCACGCGGCCGCCGGCGGCGTCGGCAGCGCGGCCGTGCAGCTCGGCAAGGCGGCGGGCGCCAAGGTCATCGGTGTGGTGGGCGGGGCGGCGAAGGCCGAGGTCGCGCGCGAGCTCGGCTGCGACGTGGTCGTCGACCGCCGTACGGAGAACGTGATCGGCGCCGTGAAGGAAGCCACCGGCGGCCGTGGTGCCGATGTCATCTACGACCCCGTCGGCGGCGACGCGTACACGCAGTCCACGAAGTGTGTCGCCTTCGAGGGGCGGATCATCGTCGTCGGCTTCGCGAGCGGCGTCATCCCGACGCCCGCGCTCAACCACGCACTGGTGAAGAACTACGCGGTGCTCGGCCTGCACTGGGGCCTGTACAACGCCAAGGACCCGCAGGCGATCCTGCGCTGCCACGAGGAGCTCACCCAGCTCGCGGCCAAGGGCGCGATCAATCCGCTCATCAGCGAGCGCGTGCCCCTGAGCGACGCCGCCGCGGCCGTCCAGCGCGTCGCCGACGGCGTCACCACGGGACGCGTGGCCGTGGTCCCCGAGGGAGGCGACGCATGA
- a CDS encoding PIG-L deacetylase family protein: MTEPLDVNDQLTPMPEDWQRALAVVAHPDDLEYGCSAAIAGWTDGGREVAYLLASRGEAGIDTLDPATCGPLREREQRASAAVVGVSTVEFLDHKDGVIEYGTALRRDIAAAVRRHRPELVITLNHRDTWGGVAWNTPDHVAVGRATLDAVGDAGNRWIFPELIEEDALEPWNGVRWVAVAGSSSPTHAVDATVGLERSVRSLLEHRAYIEVLTQEDPEKYCREFLTGNAQRVAPRFGGKPAVSFEVFSR; the protein is encoded by the coding sequence ATGACAGAGCCGTTGGACGTGAACGACCAGCTCACCCCCATGCCCGAGGACTGGCAGCGGGCCCTCGCCGTCGTGGCCCACCCGGACGACCTGGAGTACGGCTGCTCGGCAGCGATCGCCGGATGGACGGACGGCGGCCGCGAGGTCGCCTACCTCCTGGCCAGCCGTGGCGAGGCGGGCATCGACACCCTCGACCCCGCCACGTGTGGGCCGCTGCGCGAACGGGAGCAGCGGGCGAGCGCGGCCGTCGTCGGCGTGTCGACCGTGGAGTTCCTCGACCACAAGGACGGCGTGATCGAGTACGGTACGGCGCTGCGCCGCGACATCGCCGCCGCGGTGCGCAGGCACCGGCCCGAGCTCGTGATCACGCTCAACCACCGCGACACGTGGGGCGGCGTGGCCTGGAACACCCCGGACCACGTCGCCGTCGGCCGCGCGACGCTCGACGCGGTGGGGGACGCGGGCAACCGCTGGATCTTCCCCGAGCTGATCGAGGAGGACGCCCTCGAGCCCTGGAACGGCGTGCGCTGGGTGGCCGTCGCCGGTTCGTCGTCGCCCACGCACGCGGTGGACGCCACGGTGGGGCTCGAGCGCTCCGTGCGCTCGCTCCTCGAACACCGCGCGTACATCGAGGTGTTGACGCAGGAGGACCCCGAGAAGTACTGCCGCGAGTTCCTCACCGGCAACGCCCAGCGGGTGGCGCCGCGCTTCGGCGGGAAGCCCGCGGTGTCCTTCGAGGTCTTCAGCCGCTGA
- a CDS encoding acyl-CoA dehydrogenase family protein → MEGSGPLSTQTTQSPQPAQRDLLYSEEEEALRSVVRGLLADHCDATAVLTRTESAEPHDRELWKALTDGMGLAGLLVPEELGGQGATHREAAVVIEELGRAVAPVPYLTSAVIATEALLACDSDAARELLGMLAAGRTVGVLTVPLATAPGGALPDVRAQDGALRGSVPGVADAVAADVFLVPTSAGLFAVDATEDGVTVAPQTSLDLTRPLATVTFEGARARAVGPESGPAVRRGLRAGAGLLASEQLGLADWCLTETVRYTKERTQFNRPVGSFQALKHRLAQLWLEVVNLRAAARNAADTLAAGSADADVAAALAQAYASPATVHIAEEALQLHAGIGMTWEHPVHLYLKRAKSDSIALGSVGRHREELAARVNLPAP, encoded by the coding sequence CTGGAAGGATCTGGCCCGTTGAGTACGCAGACCACACAGAGCCCGCAGCCCGCGCAGCGCGACCTGCTGTACTCCGAGGAGGAAGAGGCACTGCGGTCGGTGGTGCGCGGCCTCCTCGCCGACCACTGCGACGCCACCGCCGTGCTCACGCGCACCGAGTCCGCCGAGCCGCACGACCGCGAGCTGTGGAAGGCGCTCACGGACGGCATGGGCCTCGCGGGCCTGCTCGTGCCGGAGGAGCTCGGCGGCCAGGGGGCCACGCACCGCGAAGCCGCCGTCGTCATCGAGGAGTTGGGCCGCGCTGTCGCGCCCGTGCCTTATCTGACCAGTGCCGTGATCGCCACCGAGGCGCTGCTGGCCTGCGACAGCGACGCGGCGCGGGAACTCCTGGGCATGCTCGCCGCCGGACGCACGGTCGGCGTGCTCACCGTGCCGCTGGCCACTGCCCCGGGTGGCGCCCTGCCCGACGTGCGCGCGCAGGACGGGGCCCTGCGCGGCAGCGTCCCCGGTGTCGCCGACGCGGTCGCCGCCGACGTGTTCCTCGTGCCGACGAGTGCGGGGCTCTTCGCGGTGGACGCGACGGAGGACGGCGTCACCGTCGCGCCGCAGACCTCGCTCGACCTCACACGCCCGCTCGCCACGGTCACCTTCGAGGGGGCACGCGCGCGTGCCGTCGGTCCGGAATCCGGACCCGCTGTACGGCGGGGTCTGCGGGCGGGAGCCGGGCTGCTCGCCTCCGAACAACTCGGCCTCGCCGACTGGTGCTTGACCGAGACCGTGCGCTACACGAAGGAACGCACCCAGTTCAACCGGCCCGTCGGCTCCTTCCAGGCGCTCAAGCACCGGCTCGCCCAGCTCTGGCTGGAGGTGGTCAACCTCCGCGCCGCCGCCCGCAACGCGGCCGACACCCTGGCCGCCGGCAGTGCGGACGCCGATGTCGCGGCGGCTCTCGCGCAGGCCTACGCGTCCCCCGCCACGGTGCACATCGCCGAGGAGGCGCTCCAGCTGCACGCCGGCATCGGCATGACCTGGGAACACCCCGTCCACCTCTACCTCAAGCGGGCCAAGTCCGACTCCATCGCGCTCGGCTCGGTGGGGCGCCACCGGGAGGAGCTGGCCGCACGCGTGAACCTGCCTGCTCCCTGA
- a CDS encoding LacI family DNA-binding transcriptional regulator has product MVGIKDVAKHAGVSVGTVSNVINRPDVVSEETRHRVQSVIERLGYVRSESARQLRAGQSRIMALLVLDMGNPFFVDVARGAERAARDAGLRVMMCNSGQSPSEEAEYLALFAEQRVRGVLLTPADATGRNIEAFRRHAIPFVLVDRVAEGATECSVSVDDVLGGALAVRHLVDTGHRSIAYVSGPPGLNQVKDRRQGALQALAEAGLPASALRELPTERLDVAAGRDAGARVLGLAERPTAVFCANDLLALGVLQAMYAAGVSVPEDIAIVGYDDIEFAAAAVVPLTSVRQPAIKMGAMAAELLLEETESDAEPEEHDHRRVVLQPELVVRRSSLTPR; this is encoded by the coding sequence ATGGTCGGCATCAAAGACGTGGCCAAGCACGCCGGAGTGTCGGTGGGCACGGTGTCGAATGTGATCAACCGCCCGGACGTGGTCTCCGAGGAGACCCGCCACCGGGTGCAGTCCGTGATCGAGCGGCTCGGCTACGTCCGCAGCGAGTCCGCACGGCAGCTGCGCGCGGGGCAGAGCCGCATCATGGCGCTGCTCGTGCTCGACATGGGCAACCCCTTCTTCGTGGACGTCGCGCGCGGTGCCGAGCGGGCCGCGCGCGACGCGGGGCTGCGCGTCATGATGTGCAACAGCGGACAGAGCCCCTCCGAAGAGGCCGAGTATCTGGCGCTCTTCGCCGAACAGCGGGTCCGGGGCGTCCTGCTGACCCCGGCGGACGCCACCGGACGCAACATCGAGGCGTTCCGCAGGCACGCCATCCCGTTCGTCCTGGTCGACCGGGTCGCCGAGGGCGCCACCGAGTGCTCCGTCTCCGTGGACGACGTCCTCGGCGGTGCGCTCGCGGTGCGCCATCTGGTGGACACGGGGCACCGCAGCATCGCGTACGTGAGCGGCCCGCCCGGACTCAACCAGGTGAAGGACCGCAGGCAGGGAGCGCTCCAGGCCCTGGCCGAGGCCGGTCTGCCGGCGTCGGCGCTGCGGGAGCTGCCCACCGAGCGGCTCGACGTGGCCGCGGGACGCGACGCGGGCGCCCGCGTCCTCGGTCTCGCCGAGCGGCCGACCGCCGTCTTCTGCGCCAACGACCTGCTCGCCCTCGGGGTGCTCCAGGCGATGTACGCGGCCGGAGTGAGCGTGCCCGAGGACATCGCCATCGTCGGCTACGACGACATCGAGTTCGCCGCGGCCGCCGTCGTCCCGCTCACCTCCGTGCGCCAGCCCGCCATCAAGATGGGCGCGATGGCCGCGGAACTCCTCCTGGAGGAGACCGAGTCGGACGCCGAACCGGAGGAGCACGATCACCGGCGCGTGGTGCTCCAGCCGGAGCTCGTCGTACGGCGCTCCAGCCTGACACCCCGCTGA